GCAGGACTCCCTCTTCCTGTTTCTCGCcatcttcttctttttctggctgCTCAGTATTTGAGCTGTGTCTCcttcctgcccacctccagccAGAGGAGAATCAGTATTGGGGGTCTCTGCTGACCCTTCCTTAACCACGGACCCTCCCCTCAACTACTCCCTTTCTCTTGGCTAAGGCCAACCCCGGCCACTTtctgggagggtgtggggaggaggagtGACATCTGTGCATAGGATGGGAAAACCTTTGCTCTGAACTGCTCCGTCAGTAGCATCAGAACTCCCAGCTCTGAGAGAGGAGGACGGACGGAAGAGACTATCTGTCTCTCCTCTCCCGATCCTCCACTCTCCCCAGCATTTCTTGATTTGATGTTGACAGGTGGGCAAggctccctctttctcttccccacagcctccttgttgatttaatttaatttttctctccccAGTGTCTAACGTGGGTTCTGACTCTTAAGTGCTTCCTTCCCCTCACTACCTCCTTTACTACAAATTCAATAAACAAGGTGAGATCTAGTCATGGGAACTCTGCCCACCTTGGCccgtccctccttccttccatgaCAGGAACATCTTCTCCCCAACTTGCGTAGATGTTGGTGTGGTGTGGGGAAGCATGCGCTTGAGCCCCTCTCCTTCAGGGCTCTCAAGCGTGCAGGGGGTGAGggtgtctcacacacacacacacacacacacacacacacacacacacacacacacacacacacacacacacgagtgaaTGGGGCAAGACGTGTCAGGTGTTTACTCATCGCAGTTTGTGGGAGGCTCTGGTTGTGGAAGAAAGTCTGGGGAGGTGGGGTAGAGATTATACAGCGGGGAACTGGTCTGGGGCCAGAACACAGGGtgggagaaggaaaagggagcTGATGGTTGGGGTCAGGCTTCGGGCCCCTCAAGGCCCTCCGGCACTGCTCTCCGCTGCCTCGGGCTCCTCCTGCTGATTCAGTTCTGCacgctcctcctcttcctcctcctggttTTCTGGGGCCTTCCTGGGGAGGAGGATTGGGTGGAGTCCCGCACATGGTTTCTGGCGCTCCATCATTCCTCCCCCCACATCCCTCCTTGCTGCCTGGAAGCCCTCCGTCTGAGGTGTCTGGCTTTTCCCActcacctctcctctcctctgcgtTGCCGCCTGTGCCACACAATGACCCCAATGAGCAGGGCAGCTGTCCCCAGGCCTCCCAGGATCCCCAGGGCCAGGGCTAGAGttcccagccctggctctgccacagaGCCTGTAGCAAGATGGGGAGAATTGAGGGCACAGCCCCCTACTCACAACTCCTTTCTCCTCGACCATCCCCTCAGTGACACTAAGGTCTGTCTGCTTCTCTCTGACTTTATCCAGCACCTCACCTGCAGTTGGTCCCTCTTCGCCTGTTTCTAGAAAACAAAGTCAGAAGAAAAGTCTTCAGTTTGAGAGTGGGCTATTCAGTGGGAGCCCCAGTGGGGTCTTTTCCTTTCTTAGGTCAGTTCAGAGGAGAGGGGACAGGCCGGGCCGTTCTCTGGTTACAGTTTGGGTCAGGCAGAGGAGGCCTGGGTGTGGCTGCACTGAGGGAAGTGTGGGGTGGCCCCTGGGGACTGTACCAGAATGGAGAAGGGAACTGGAGCCTGCACTGTCCCTCAGGGTCCCTGGGATTTGGAGAGAGGTCTTCTCACCAGTAATGCTGATGCTGACAGCACGGCTCTCCTGGGGCCGGTGGCTGGGATGGGTGGCCACGCAGCTGTAGGTTCCCTGGTCCTCAGGCCCGACCTCAGGGAGGAGCAGCacagggctggtggggaggggcaggggcataCCCTGGCGGGGAAAGGGGGACAGGGAACAATCAAAACCCCTGTCCACACACCCCATACTCCTGCCGCTGCCTCCACATCCTCAGACACCCTCGtcttccccagctccccacctgcctctctctccatgagccctctgccctcctccttgcCAATTATGTATCCCTCTACCTCCCAGTCCCCTCTCCTGGTCACTCACATCCTTGATCCAGTGGATTTgaggcgggggctgggcaggggcttcACAGGTCAGGGTCACGGTACCACCGGGAGCTACTGCTCCACCTTCTGGCTCTACCACCAGCTGGACCTCCTCCAGTGGTACAGGCTCTGGGGGTTGAGAGTCACACCTGTGTGTGGTCACAGCGACCATCCAACCATCCGTTGGCTAAACCCTCCCTTCCCTGAGGGTCATACTTCTGACATGTGCTCACCCAGGCTTGgggccctccccacctctgctctcaCCCAAGACGCTGAGCTGGATGGGGGCCGTGTGCAGGGCTCGGCGCCGTGGAAGGCCAGGGCTGAAGCTGCAggagaaggaggggtggggagctcCTCCCTGGGCTGGGGTCACCATCAGCTCCGAATGGAGTGTGAAAAGCCCCGTCTCAGGGTGTCTCCTGGTCTCTTCCTTCACAGACACTCCTACAGTGGGTGGAGAACAAGGCAAGACATTCCAGGGGGGCATGGGGGAGGGGTCAAAAAGAAGGCAGCCAGGAGGGGGGAACTTGGGGCTCACCTTTGCCATCAGGTGTCAGGGTTTTCCCATCCAAGTGCCAGCTAAGAGTCCCTGCAGGGTAGCCCCCCTCGGACACACATGTCCCCACCTGGGGAAAAAGACCTCATCATCTTTGAAAATAAGAGAATCAcaggggaaaggtatagctcagtggtaaagtgtgcaCTTAGCAcacacggggtcctgggttcaatccccagtgcctccattaaagcGGAAATAacaaactgaattacctcccccacccccaagggaaaataaaaaggaaaataaaaaatccatacacatacacacagctaCACCCCCCTCCCATCCTCAGGACCCCTTCCTATGCCTCCCCTTTTCTTCCACTACCTTACTGGGAACACCAGCCATGAGTTCGGAGGCAGGATCAACAATTTCTGGCTTCCCAGGAATCTCTGAAGGAGGGAAAATTCCAATCAGAGGTTGTTTGCAGCTTTGAAGAGTCGCACACCCCGGGTGCGGGAATAGGGGGTGCAGCTGAATCAGGGTCTCACGTGCCAGGGCCAAGGAGTCAAGGGCTGGGGTAGAAGGCTTTTCCTTAGATGAGAGGTGGGCCTTGAGGAAGGCCCTGGAACCTTACGGTAGACTCGGACTCGGTAGTTGGACTTGGTCTCCTTTCCATGCCGGCTCGTTGCCCGGCACCGGAAGGTCCCCTCATCCTGGATCCCAACagctggcaggaggagggagccGTTGGGGAGGACACGGGCCACGCTATCCCAGGGCCCTCCCTGGGGAGATAAGACCTTCCAAGCTTCTGTCCGGCCTGTGTTCTGGGAAGCAGAACAAGCCCTTCAGGAAAGGACTCACAAGGCagacaggtggggaggaggggatgtGAATCGTCACCCATCTCCCTGGAAATGGGGAGACTGCGACAGGAGCCCCACTTACCAGTTTCCATTCCAGCTGCTGCGGTGGTTTCTTGGGGGCCCCCTTACAGTTCAGCACCAGTGGCTTCCCAATCCGGGCTGTGATGTTTCGATCCCCTACTACTGCCCCTGGGAGACAGCACCACGATAGAGGGGCAGAAAGGGAGATGGGAGCTAGTAAGACTAGAACAGGGTGCACGAGGGAGACTGGAAAGCAGTACCCAGGTTCCCAGAAAGTTGTGGGGAggtctggggagaggggcagagtgCTTTCTGCCTGGAGAATCAGTGTGTGGGGAGTGGCTCACCCCACAGACCGAGGACCAGCACCCAGGCTCCAGCTGCTACCATCCTGCTTCTGTCCCAGGTTCTTGGCTCTGTCTGCCCCTCGCTGCTGTGGCCACCACCCTAGGTGGGGCTTgtaccctctccccagcccccatctcTCCAGTCCTGTCCCGTCACAGGGAATGCTAGGAATTTGTGCCTCTTGGACAAGAGTCCTTCAGGTACTAGGAGAAACAATTGTCACCCCACCCCTGGGCACTGCCAGCCTCTGGGCACAACCACATCCACGGGGGTGGGGAGTACATCTCTTTGGGTAATCCCCCAGGGCCCAACGTATTCCATCAGTCCACTGAGGGCTGTCTCTTGGAGGACTGGACCCCTATCTTGACTAGGCAAGGTTGCTAGGCAACAGGGTTCAGGACTGGCTGTTTCCtgtggagaggaggctggggtgaAACCTGGGGCCTGTGTGATGAGGGCAAGGCTGGGGGACTCAGGGGGAACACTTGTTTGGGGGGctttatgagagaaaaatatttttttctggggtTTCTCACGTTTTTGAAAAGAATTCTCAACTAAACCCAGGGAAAAAAGCAATTTCTTTATTCAAAActgcgttttttgtttttttgtttttctgtgaaactACAAGTTTACAAGTGAGGAGAGAACTGCCCCCGGCCCatgcctcccaccccaacccatCACACTCCCAACCTGCCCCCTAATCCTGCCCAGATCTCTGACGAGAGGGGTTCCCCACTCTTGTAAAATCCTGAGGATGTTTGAGGGGTTCAGATGGTAGGGTTCAGGGCCAAGAATGGGACAGTGATTTTACTTTCCCCACACCTGGCTTCTTGcggcctccctcctctctccccaccttctTGATTTTggattgagagaaaaaaaaagataccttaTTTCTGGGGAAATACACAAACACCCAACCCCATATTTAACATATTTGGCAATAACCCCCTCCCCATTCTTCCCCCTCCAATCtgcaaatagttaaaaaaaatttaaagacgtGTCACTCACAGGGGAAGGTGGCATTTGCTCAAAATGACTGAGTCCAGCCCTGCCTAAAGATTGTGGGAAGAGAGGACAGGCTGGCAGAGCAAACCCCTGACTGACCTTGACTGCCTCCACACCAGGTGCAACAGAAAACTGCCTGCACAAGCAAAGAACACCTAAGTGACTTCACAAGCAAAGGAGAACATTCCTAAGTGATTTTAGGGGGGCAGGCTTGGTGCCCTGCTAAATGCACTTCCTGACAGACAGGACTGGAGCCAGGCAGGCCTCTTCACCAGTTCTATTTGTTCCCCTTTCTCTTATCGTGACCCCTTTGGCTATCACCCCTAATATgggaaagcaataaaaaaaaaacatttataaaaacatcTACTTCCccaaactaaattaaaaattaagaaccaTCACCACGaacaacaccccccccccaaataaaaaaaaaatacagatggatCCCAgggttattttttctttccttttaaaaaaaaaagttcaacccCAAAGCCCAGTCAACAATTCCCTAAAGTAGCAGAAACTCCCTCCGAGGTAGATATCTGAGTCAGACACTCTCGTCCACCGAGCGATTCTATTGGTTTAAGATGAGCTGCGTATGAGGTAATAAAGCCGTCTggaggggccgggggcggggaggcACGGGGGGGCGTGGCCCATGTCCTCTGTCCAGAAGTCGAGTCCCCATTTTTGGCATCTCTGGTCGGGCAGGGCTGGCGTCTCCACAGATCCCAGAGCAGATAAGTGGGGTGGGTGAGGGAGAGTGGGGgagcccagagagagagagacagacaatagttgtatgtgtgtatgagagagagaggagagaaagatctGAAAAATAGGATtctatgtgtgtgtttctatgggagagagaaaagaatggaaaaagggGAGACAGACTCCACTCTCCCCTTAGGGGACCTCATCTTCCCTGCCATGTAGTCAGCACCCCCAGCACTGAGAGAGTCCAGCCGGGGATGGGATGACCCCGCTTGCCCTTCTCTGTCTTGTGCTTCTCCTGTGTCTGGGTTTTGTCCTCTGGATGCCTGCGTCCTCTTCAAGAGTTGCCTTGTGAGCCCCCACCCCTGTGGCCCTGAGGGGCGAGATCAGTTGGAAGTGTCAGAGTGAACGCTCCCTGGTCCCTCCGTTGGGGATGTCACTGAGGATGGGGTCACAGCCTCCTGCCAGCCGCCATTTGCCTGGAAAAAGAGACAGACACCCATTGAGTTGGGGGAGGGCTTTGGGAAACCCAGCATGGGGGATAACACTGCCGGGGGAAATGCCCTCTGGTCCAGGCTAGAGAGTCCTGCTGGTGCGAGGTGGAGAGAGGGGGCTTCAGGTACTCACTCACCCTCATTTCCCGAGGGCTATATATCTGGCCTCCCGCGAGGTTATCCCCATAGCCCCCTGGCCCCATCGAGTGTCGGAGTGATTCCACCTGCAGACACAAAGTGACAGTGAGAAGCCTCAAAAGAAGAAAGTCTCAGATCCAAAAGTAGGGACACTGAGTTTGGGAAAGCCCTGCTCAAGGGGAGATGGACCACCTGACCTGGGAGGCAGAATAGGAATCTCCGTTGAGCCCGGGCATCCCCAGAAACATGTCACCGGATCCTGAGAGATTGAAAGAGCCGCCAGAGCCTggggggagcagagagggagTTAGGGAGGAGTGTAACAGAGCCTGTGATGGCAGACAGGAGACTCACCACCGCTCTGAGTTTTCAAAAAGCTCTCTCAATTAGCGCTGAGGGTGCGCCACCATACACAAATTACCCACAAAGCAACACTACAACACTATGAAAGAGCAGACCGTTCCTGAGTCTCCCCTGGCCACTCTCTGGAAGAAAGGCTAAAGTAATTTCACTGGAGCAGCCTCTGTTCCGATATCCTCACCTCGTCTCAGCTCCGTCCCTCTCACCCCAAAAGGCGCCCTCCTCTCTGCTAGGATCCTGCCTAGTTAGGAAGTGGGAACAAAAGCAGGAAGTGTGCAAAACAGCCAGGCAGGCTGGCAGCGGGATCCACCTGCGGAGGAAGGGGGTGTTGGGGAGCTTGTGCGGCTGTGGCCTCCCTGGGTGACTGACACAGCGGTCTTGACAGCATATATATTTGCCTCCTCTTGGAACTTTccaatatttttcttatagcgAATCCGCTTGTTGCCAAACCAGTTGGAGACCTGGGGGGtgttgggcagaaaggagggtcaGGTGGGAACCTGTCCCTCTGTAAACACCTCAGTCAACAGGATTGGAGAGCCAGCTTTTCACCCCAAAACTCCTCCCCAAGCCTCCCCAATACCTGAGAGACAGTGATTCCACACTTCTTGGCGAGCTCCTCCTTGGCCTCCTCACTAGGATATGGGTTACTCAGGTGGGAGTAGAAATACTCGTTCAGGACCTCAGTGGCCTGTTTGCTGAAGTTACGGCGTTTTCGTCTGCAGAGGAGAGGGGGGTGATGAGGAGGGTGTCGGTGTCCCAGCAGGGCCACTCAACTCCAGAGGGCACCACTGTCATAGAGTAGTGTGTGTAATGCAATGTGGTGGCCCAGAGGCTTGGAGTCGAGTGAGAAGGAGCGTGGTGCTGGGGGctggcctggggccctgggccccaCCTGGCATCCAGGAAGCGGGAACGCAGGATCATGACAGCCTCGCAGGTGCTCTGTTTGAGCTGCATCTGGATGGCGCTGAACTTCCGATGGATGATGCTCACCATGCGCTCCATCTCCTTGGGGGCCACGGGCCGCGTGCGGCTCTGCTCCCTCAGCAGGTTCATGACATGGGTTGTGAACTCATTACATGCCTGCAGGGGGTGCCCGTGGCCTGGTGAGGAGGAGCCCTTTGGCCTAGGCATCCCCTCTAAGGGCCACTGCCTCCACCCACTCCAGCTGCCGCACCTCACCTGCTCATACTTCTCCAGCTCTGAGTGGTAGATGTGGCGGATCTGGGCAAGTTTGCTGCGATAGTCCGAGTGTTCGATGGAGTTGTCAGGGGACACACCGCCCCCGGAGGCTGCAGCCGCTGCAGCTGCGGCCGCTGAGCCACCCCCTTTCTCCGGCCCAGCCACACCCTCTGCCAGAAGCATGTTGTCCAAGCGCATCAGCTGTGGGTCCACAGGCTCCTCCTCTTGGGAGCTCCGAATGCTGAGGCCTAGTGTGCAGGGGAGTGGACTCAGGGGCCCAGGGACCCCACACCCAGCTCTCAGCCCTCCTGGTGCCTCCTAGAGACCCAAGTTTCCAGGTGTGtgttccctccccaacccccctcagCAACCTGCCTGACCCCCACTTTCCTCAGGGCCCCAAGTTGTCAAACTCTTGGCCTGAGCCCTAGAGTGAACAGGGTTCTGTCCCAGAGTTGAGGAATCAGAGGGGGGCCCTACATACCGGTT
This genomic window from Camelus bactrianus isolate YW-2024 breed Bactrian camel chromosome 20, ASM4877302v1, whole genome shotgun sequence contains:
- the AGER gene encoding advanced glycosylation end product-specific receptor; its protein translation is MVAAGAWVLVLGLWGAVVGDRNITARIGKPLVLNCKGAPKKPPQQLEWKLNTGRTEAWKVLSPQGGPWDSVARVLPNGSLLLPAVGIQDEGTFRCRATSRHGKETKSNYRVRVYQIPGKPEIVDPASELMAGVPSKVGTCVSEGGYPAGTLSWHLDGKTLTPDGKGVSVKEETRRHPETGLFTLHSELMVTPAQGGAPHPSFSCSFSPGLPRRRALHTAPIQLSVLEPVPLEEVQLVVEPEGGAVAPGGTVTLTCEAPAQPPPQIHWIKDGMPLPLPTSPVLLLPEVGPEDQGTYSCVATHPSHRPQESRAVSISITETGEEGPTAGSVAEPGLGTLALALGILGGLGTAALLIGVIVWHRRQRRGEERKAPENQEEEEEERAELNQQEEPEAAESSAGGP
- the PBX2 gene encoding pre-B-cell leukemia transcription factor 2 translates to MDERLLGPPPPGGGRGGLGLVGGEPGGPGEPPGGGDPGGGSGGVPGGRGKQDIGDILQQIMTITDQSLDEAQAKKHALNCHRMKPALFSVLCEIKEKTGLSIRSSQEEEPVDPQLMRLDNMLLAEGVAGPEKGGGSAAAAAAAAASGGGVSPDNSIEHSDYRSKLAQIRHIYHSELEKYEQACNEFTTHVMNLLREQSRTRPVAPKEMERMVSIIHRKFSAIQMQLKQSTCEAVMILRSRFLDARRKRRNFSKQATEVLNEYFYSHLSNPYPSEEAKEELAKKCGITVSQVSNWFGNKRIRYKKNIGKFQEEANIYAVKTAVSVTQGGHSRTSSPTPPSSAGSGGSFNLSGSGDMFLGMPGLNGDSYSASQVESLRHSMGPGGYGDNLAGGQIYSPREMRANGGWQEAVTPSSVTSPTEGPGSVHSDTSN